The window CCACGTTACTGTAGCGAACCGCCCCCAGCTTACCTTTggcccgccctcccttcctctccaccacaGAAGCAGGAGAAACTTCGCAGCCCCGCCCTCGTCCGCAGGCTGGTGAGTACGCACGCACGCCCTCACGCCCGTCCGCACGCACGCCCTTTCAGCTCCCGTCGGAGGGGGTCCTAACTTCGGTCGGTCGCGGTGGAGGGGCGTCGGCGGGTCACTTTGTACGAGCTAACACCTCCGTCGGCGccgtctcgctctccctcctctctctcttgtcccctttttTATCGGTGGTtaatgctctttctctttctctttttttccctcttgtttctTACTTCGTTTACTTGTCTCCTTTACTTTTCGTCTGTCTATTGGCTATCGCTTTTTCTCACGCTTTCTCTtagtttcttattcttttataattttttaaaaagtccTTTGtgacttcttttcccctctctctccctctccgctctttctctctctctctctctttctctctctctctctctctctctctctctctctctctctctctctctctctctctctctctctctctctctctctctctctctctctctatctatctatctctctctctctctatttctctatttctctctctctctctctctctctctctctctctctctctctctctctctctctctctctctctctctctctctctctctctctctcgctatttctctctctctctctatttctctctctctctctttctatttctctctctctctctctctatttctctctctctctctctctctctatttctctctctctctctctctctctctctctctctctctctctctctctctctctctctctctctctctctctctctctctctctctctatttctctctatttctctctctctctctctctctctctctctctatttctctctctctctatttctctatctctctatttatctatctctctatttctctctttctctctctctatttctctctttctctctctctatttctctctctctctctctctctctctctctctctctctctctctctctctctctctctctctctctctctctctctctcttctctctctatttctctctctatttctctctctctctctctctctctctctctctctctctctctctctctctctctctctctctctctctctctctctctctctctctctctctctctctcaatttccttgCTCACTAACTAATTCACTCAGGTATTCACTAAATACAAACCCACCCTTATactccctcatacacacacacacacacacacacacacacacacacacacacacacacacacacacacacacacacacacacacacacacacacacacacacacacacacacacacacacacatacacacacacacacatacacacacacacacacatacacacacacacacatacacacacacacacacacacacacacacacacacacacacacacacacacacacacacacacacacacacacaaatacacacacacacacacacacacacacacacacacacacacacacacacacacacacacacacacacacacacacacatacacacaaacacacacacacacacacacaaatacacacaaacacacacaaatacacacacacgcacacgtacacgtacacgtacacgtacacgtacatgctCAGACccttgcgacacacacacacatacgtgtatgtatgtatgtatgtatgtatgtatgtatgtatgtgtatatatctatgtatttatgtgtatatgtatgtatgtatgtatttatgtatgcatgcatgtatgtatttacaatatatatatgtatatatatgtatatatatatgtatgtatgtatgtatgtatgtatattaatacgtatgtatgcatgtatgtatgtatgaatgtatgtacgtacgtatgtatgtacctgtatacatatacattctttatataaacaaatatacatttagaTGTAAAAGAAACATCTAAGTATTGACCAGCACAGGCATCCTTGCCGCACTGATGCCATTATCGCGTCCTGCAAGTACACTCACACATCCCCCctcgctcactcacacaaacgcacgcctAAAAAGCCTGTATGATGACACCTCGGTATTGAGTGGCAGCACTCGACAAACAGGTTCTGGCTAAGCAAGGCGAAGAAGTCCTCGCCGCTGCCTGCTTGCGCCTGCTTGCGCCTGCTTGCGCGGTCATCATGCAGGCTCATtgcactcaaactcacactccaGGGGACAAACCGAGAGAGGAGGTAAGTGGCGCAGACTCGAAGTAACACCTTAACCTGCAGAGCTAAAACTCCGCGTAACTCGGGCGTTTTCAAAGGTGTAACCCCCATGTCACTCGCACGGaggcttttgttattgttatgttgttgttcttCTGTATTTGGTGGGGTTGTTGATTGTGCTGGGAAGCCGTGAGGATAACCCTTGTCGTTGCGGGAGAACGCAGTCCCCGGATCTCTGTTCTCCGGCGCCATAACAGTCGGTGCAAAGAATACGGTTGTAATTGTTGTTCGAGTTAGCATGAAGACCGTGCGTGTGCAGGTGGTGGTGTAAGAAACTAGTGAAATGGAACCAAGAAGAAGGGAGGCAATAACACCAACGGAAAGGAAAACATGAGATTAATTAATATCCAAAACTCCAGTTGTGGCCACTAACCGTAATCTGTACTGACGGCCTCGGCGCTCAAATTCAGGTTAACGATACATAATACTGGGAGACGCCGTCCCGTCCACACAACTAATCCcagaaaagaatatataagtatttatatatatatatatatatatatatatatatatatattattatgtatatatatgcatatgtatgtgaacaAATATTATTGATGGATATAAGTATAAGCGAGAATGActaatttcacaaaacaaaatatgtatttgacGCATTTCGATTATACCTTTAACCGAATTACACGATTTAATCGACTGGAAACACGTCAGCTACAGCTTTTGTTTGagtaattatttcatttttatttgcggCTTGTATCCACGCATCACAGGGAACTCACAAGACTACAAATAGTACTGAAAAAAAACTAACTTGTGTGAGGTTTTGCAATTTGGAGTGGTAAGCATGAGTAGCATGGTGATATTAACATATGTTAAGTGTGATATAGTAATATCATTCCTATACATTATTAATTAGAAaatgtgttatatttttttatgataatggtatatacacagatatcatCTACGATACGATGGGCATATTAAAAGAATGTTTCGTATATTTACCAAACTAGATTTTAGAACTCACGAAATTGAtgaaaagaataattataataataataataataataataataataataataataataataataataataagaagaagaagaagaagaagaagaagaagaagaagaagaagaagaagaagaagaagaagaagaagaagaagaagaagaagaagaagaagaagaagaagaagaagaagaagaagaagaagaagaagaagaagaagaagaagaagaagaagaagaaggaggaggagaagaagaagaaacaggaggaggaggagaagaaagataggaatGGGGAGAAGATGAAATACTTGTCTGTTCagcttttctctttatatttttatctgcaGGGGAAATGTTTACTTTCGAGTGTTGTATTTAGGCTATTGGCGGCCGACCACCGGTGGATGCTGGGGTGTTGTCAAGAGGCGTTGCCCGTGAAAATATGGCGTTTTCTTTTTGCATCGCCCGAGAACATATATGGGAAGAGAGATAGGTGTAACTTAAGGAATTTGCAGGGTGCTAGAAGTAGAGTGTGTGGGAAGGTCGGGGATCAGGTGCTTTGGCgcgatatatgtgtatgatttttcactttattttagttttttttctttctcctgtttatCAAAGCAGTTGTGGTTTCTTGACCTTTCTCTGTTCGCTCTATGGGGAAGAAGTGGAGATTTTTTCTTGACcctaaaagagagattaaaaaaaaaaaaaagagggactagtttttgcttgaaaaaaaaaaaaaaatatatatatatgtatatatatatatttatatatattttcctttcgtctttctttctcacttatgAAAAGTTGTAATGAGAAGTGACACGGCGAAATGTAGCAAAGAGTggcagcctttttctctcctGGGCTGCCgctgagagggatggagggggcagGTGCAGGGCCTCGGGGCGTCTTGACAatccttggggagggggggaaggggggggagttaggaagaaaggggcaggagggaaggggggaaggggggggggagttaggagCTACGGAGGAAGTGGGTGGTattgaagaggggggaagggggcaggggttaggaaggaaggggtggagggaagggggaaaggggggaggagttgggtaggagggaaggggaaaggggaaggagctagggaggaaagggaggggcgaggagttcggaaggaaggaagagaggacgagggaagggagtaatgggggggggggggagctacgagggaagagtaggaggcaaggataagagagagaattgGCATAAAAGGCAAATTCACGCAACGAGATATGAAAGAGACAAAATGCCAGAGAGGTAACAGAACAGCTGTTTTCTTTTCCCTAAGGATATATTAGAATGCTGGTTGTGTCGATATTTTAAGGACTACGATAGATGTTGATCGACCGAGCAGAAATACCCAAAAGTGTGGCGTCGGTTTCTCAATCTCGTTCTCAAAAGCTTCATTAAACGTAGGTGTCGAATGCAAGCTGacggcggagagagggaggggagaggggtaagagggaaggaggggggaggggggtagaggaaaatGAGTAGGGAGATGAAgataggggggtgaggaagatgaaggagggggggggggggggtgggttgggcgGGGATCCATGGGGAAAATGTCTCCGGCGTGAAGGCTAAATATGGGTAAAGGTGTCCAGGAGGGAGGATGCAGGTGAGCGGAGGAGGCAGAAGacaggtgaggggggaagggggagggggaaggggaggaggaggaggaggggggaggggaggaggagggggaggggagcaggaggggtaggggaggaggagggggaaggggagggggaaggggagggggaaggggagggagggggaggaagagggagaggaagaggaagaggaagagggagaggaagaggagaggagaggaagaggaagaggaagaggaagaggaagaggaagaggaagaggaagaggaagaggaagaggaagaggaagaggaagaggaagaggaagaggaggagtgagggggaggaggaggagtgaggaagaggaggaggaggaggaggaagaagaagaagtaaagatgaggagtgagggggagagggagagggagagggagagggagagggagagggagagggagagggagagggagagggagatcattGGGGAAAAGGGTTATGAtggaagaataagagggaaaaagggtggtagaaacataaaacaaattaataacaaaataaggaataaggatCGATGAGAAAACAAGGGCTGGGAAGGGGCATGTAGACGCACAGATAAtgcaaaagaggaggagaaggagcaaggcaAGACGGATCTGCCAAGAAACAAGGTGACGACATGCAGGTatcacgagggaggggggggggggggggcaggtgcaaTTATGAGTCAGAATTTTGGTGCgtccatttctcttttattcttttctcctcctattccccttctttctctttctcttattcttcattttcacttccttttcctcctcctcctccttctcctcttcctcctcttcttcctcttcctcttcctcttcctcttcctcttcctcctcttcctaaaactcctcctcctcttcctaaaactcctcttcctccttcctcttttcctcttctttctcctccttttcttcctcctcctcctcctcctcctcctcctcctcctctttctcctcctcctcttcctcctctccctattactcctcttattcctcctccttcctactttatATGATAAAACCGTTCAAGTTAGTTTGAAGGAAACAAAAGTAAACCAGTTTTCAGAGTACATTCGTGGGCATCGCTATAAAAGTAGTAGAAGACGTAACCTGAAAGCGGACGGTCGACATCTcgaggaaggatagaggatagGAAATGATAGGATAGGATAGCGGTGTGAGGCGAAGGTAGAGGGAttggggaaggagcgagagacagGAAGGGGTCGACGCGTTTTAGTAGAAGGCGTTGGGGGAGGGGCGGGTCATATGGGCGTGGAGGCAGCtccgtgggtgggtgggtgggaagggagtgGGCGGGGCGGGAGTTACGTCAGATAGCAGGAAGGTGAcagaaggaagggggtgaaggggggggagggttaaaggggaagggggaggagagtggtaaagggagagggtgggggaagggtggtaaagggagaggggggagggttaaagggagtgggtaggggtagggagggagtgtcAGTGGGTTGGGGTAGGGAGGCAGGTGAGGCGTGGGGCATAAATACCCGCGAGTTCCCGGGGGTGTCACAGTGCCTCCCTCGTCGCCGCCAGGGGTAGGTGAACACTCCTGGGACTCTTGGATTATACTCGTCCTCGCTCGTCCTCGCCGCGGGTCCTCTGTGGGCTGTGGGCCTCCAGCGAGGTGGATGTTCCTTGGGATTTTCTGAGACGCTTCGATCGGTGGTTAGAAGGAACGCGCGGAGCCTTGGGAACATTAGACACGATCGTGGATTTATGCACATTCTTACATATctgtggaaaggagggaagtacCCTTTGTCAAGTCTCAGCGAAGACAAGTGATATGCGGAAGGCTGCAAATGCACGGGCGTGCGGAGGAAACACACCACAAGTTACACAGACTCGCCGCCCGTACAGATGACCACATCACACTAGACCCCGAGAATACGCCACAAACACTCGTCCCCGTCTCATCATTCTCACTCGCAAGCAAAGTCGAAATAAGTACTTTGCACGGACACCAACGCACGTACACGCCACCACGCAGGAACACCCCAGACCAACACGGACACGGACGGACGGGTTCGTGGCCAGACTAATCTTAGAGAGGGAAATCTACATTGAGGGCACAGCTGTCGAGAACACATCACACCCTGGCGACAGTTTCCACCTGTGGAGGCGACGCCGCCCAACACGGTCATCACGCTCTCTAGCCACCTTCGCCCTCAGCCCACGCGCGACTTTGGGCGTGGCCCCGCCAGGCACGGCCACCAGAACACGCCCACAGTACTCCTGACTCTAAGGAGGACCAACAGGATTTCACGATTCCATAAAATTCCATTTTTAAAAAGATATTATTCTGTTATATATCTAGGTCACGATCCTTTATTAGCTTAGTCTTCTAAGAAGCTCTCTTTTTGGTTTCTAAccagaaatggagaaaagaaaagtaaaaaaaggaagcattctacagctaccccccccccccccttcctttttcccgcTTCCCAGCCTTTGGCGACGTTTCTTAAAGAAGCCGTGACCttatcccccccctttccccccgctgTCATGTCATCCTTAGTTCAGTTCTATAAAGCTtccgcaccccccctcccccctccccctccccctccccccgccgccgaATAACCTTGCCGTGTCCTCCTGCAGATCAACGCCAGCACCCTCCAGACGCAGGTGGACTCCGCCTACGCCAAGCCGCAGAAGTCGGCCAAGAGTCCCtcgccgcccgcgcccgccccCGCGCCTCTCAAAGAACCGACGCCGCCCAAGGagccctcgccctcgcccacgCCGCCCCAACCGAACCAGCTTGATTCTATGCTGGGTTCCCTGGCCTCACACATGACTGAGCAGGGCATCACCACCACGCAGAAGGGCTGCTGCAGCGCCTGCGACAAACCCATCGTCGGACAAGTATGTTCGATATTTTGTGCAAATTGTTGTCCAAGAATTTCCCTTTAGCCGGCAGGTAGTACGCCATTgtccaccttctccccccacaGGTGATCACAGCGCTAGGCAAGACTTGGCACCCCGAGCACTTCACGTGCGCCCACTGCAACCAGGAGTTGGGCACCAAGAACTTCTTCGAGCGCGACGGCCGCCCGTACTGCGAGGTCGACTACCACAACCTGTTCTCCCCGCGCTGCGCCTACTGCAACGGCCCCATCCTCGACGTGAGTCCTTGGCCctgggttgggaggggagggtgccTTGCGGGGAGGGGTTAAGCTGGTAGAAAGAGATTAATGGTCCTTGAGAGGGAAAAATAGTCACCTTACGATTTTGTGTAGTAGATGTAGGAAAGTGTTAACACTGGAGTAACGCGCGTCCGGCCGCGCCTCTCCTCCCCGACAGAAATGCGTGACGGCGCTGGACACGACCTGGCACCCGGAGCACTTCTTCTGCGCCCAATGCGGAAACACGTTCGGCGACGACGGCTTCCACGAGAAGGACGGAAAGCCCTACTGCCGCGACGACTACTTCAACATGTTCGCGCCCAAGTGTGGCGGCTGCAACGCGCCCATCATGGACAACTACATCTCCGCCCTCAACGCACAGTGGCACCCGGAGTGCTTCGTCTGCAGGGTAAGTACCTCCGTGTCGGTTCCCTGTCATCTTCCCTCCATCATCACCTCTTACATCACTCTTATTGTCTTCTCCGCCTTTTCCACGTCactgccccttcccttcttcaatcGTCTTCCGATTTGCGAATTCCTAGTGGCCAGAACACGGTAAGTCCCCGTCGAAATGTGCTGATCTTGGCAGTATGCATTTATCCATGTCACATTTTGTAACTTTTCGTATATGCACACCTGCAAACACCGAGGTGAAGAGCTTTCGCAGGTAAGAAAtatcacttatatatttacattcttgTTGTCATTAACCCGTGAGTCACACTCAGGTTGGCGACGTCCACCTGGTCTGGCGACAGCTGGAGGCGGCAGCGAGGCCAAAACCCGAGACCAAACTTGGGCTCGGTCTCCCGGCAGATCCTCCTGTGGACAATTTAACTTCTCCTGTCTCATTTTCAGATTTGATGACGACAGATGGAGGCTCATTTAACGAGTgcgcttttatttttgtctcggCTGAATCAAAAATATGTTTTaagaggcttgtgtgtgtgtgtgtgtgtgtgtgtgtgtgtgtgtgtgtgtgtgtgtgtgtgtgtgtgtgtgtgtgtgtgtgtgtgtgtgtgtgtgtgtgtgtgtttgtgtgtttgtgtgtgtttgtgtgtgtatgtgtgtatttacgtgtatgtgtacacatgtacatatacatttacgtgcGTGCACATTTGTGCATAAAGGGAGAACTTGATTTCGTGTTCACGTCCCCCTAACACAACATAACCTGGGATTGTAAGCGCACCTAACACTTGTGACGTCCCGAACGGCCCACACGAGGGCAGCGTTGTGCCGTAGTCGTAGCCAGCAGCTTTGTGTGCAGATTGTCTCCTCGAGACTTTTCCCTGCCACAGCCCTGACCCCTGTCTGCCTTCCCCAAGGACTGCAAGCAGAGCATGAAGAAGAAACAGTTTTATGAGATGGACGGGAAGCCCGTGTGCCcggcgtgcgtgggcgtgtccGACGACGAAGACGAGTAAGCGCGGAGGGCCGAGCATCAGCGGGAGAAGCAGACTAAAAG of the Penaeus chinensis breed Huanghai No. 1 chromosome 27, ASM1920278v2, whole genome shotgun sequence genome contains:
- the LOC125039515 gene encoding paxillin-like isoform X3 (The sequence of the model RefSeq protein was modified relative to this genomic sequence to represent the inferred CDS: added 599 bases not found in genome assembly), with the protein product MTERQNSTGSTVSFGAVQDTIDALLADLQNTITPATSAPTTPHPAHNGVGTPSPTPSPNSTLSHSQLHQSPHKVYHQERVEEVRTEQRSSGGGKMASLNNNLSELDTLLQDLNNARYTGVFKEPAAATNGTVNGSRPTVDSLLDALDDVDTGEVVERRTVHHEIRSSTSSQPQAYTAVAGPAPSVRQQEPSASSATKELDDLMASLSDFKVKEEPGATSQVAQVVELVRHKPQQPQSGPPSHAAGLAAGGGENAGGGRTLTKQEKLRSPALVRRLINASTLQTQVDSAYAKPQKSAKSPSPPAPAPAPLKEPTPPKEPSPSPTPPQPNQLDSMLGSLASHMTEQGITTTQKGCCSACDKPIVGQVITALGKTWHPEHFTCAHCNQELGTKNFFERDGRPYCEVDYHNLFSPRCAYCNGPILDKCVTALDTTWHPEHFFCAQCGNTFGDDGFHEKDGKPYCRDDYFNMFAPKCGGCNAPIMDNYISALNAQWHPECFVCRDCKQSMKKKQFYEMDGKPVCPACVGVSDDEDE